A window of Cryptomeria japonica chromosome 3, Sugi_1.0, whole genome shotgun sequence contains these coding sequences:
- the LOC131046021 gene encoding xylan glycosyltransferase MUCI21, whose amino-acid sequence MAAKKRVIYKTFVLPLIILSIGSIALFSQHNALLWQSQWNKRAVETRLVHAKLPGSFKRGEGIVCDRSHYRTDICTVFGHVQMHASSGMFLLDAQDKHNAGIEEKIRPYTRKWEKSVMDIVHEVTLKSVMFPNNSNLECDFVHNVPAIVFTTGGYTGNLYHEFNDGIIPLYITSLHLEKEVVFVIVDCHNWWLTKYDEILRQLTQYRVINFENETKVHCFPEVTAGLFIHDELTVDPILMFQNKSILDFRAFLNRAYTPHWFVPDNITATDNKPRLVILVRMGSRMILNLKEVVELAEQIGFNVTIWQPLRTTELKTTYRLLNSSHVLLGVHGAALTHFLFMRPGSVFIQVIPLGTDWASQTYFGDPAERMGLHYMGYKINIEESTLSRKYDRNDLVLKNPKAVVKKGWEATKQIYLEDQDVIINLSRMKKTLIDAKKKAKKLMNQS is encoded by the exons ATGGCTGCCAAGAAGAGAGTGATATACAAGACATTTGTTTTGCCCCTCATCATTCTGAGCATTGGATCCATTGCCCTCTTTTCTCAGCATAATGCTCTGCTCTGGCAATCTCAAT GGAACAAAAGAGCAGTGGAGACTAGACTGGTACATGCTAAGCTTCCAGGATCTTTTAAGCGCGGTGAAGGAATAGTCTGTGATAGATCTCATTATCGTACAGATATATGCACTGTATTTGGGCATGTTCAAATGCATGCAAGTTCTGGTATGTTTCTACTTGATGCTCAGGACAAGCATAATGCTGGTATAGAGGAAAAGATCAGGCCTTATACTCGAAAATGGGAAAAGAGTGTTATGGATATTGTGCATGAGGTGACTCTGAAGAGTGTAATGTTCCCAAATAATTCCAATCTGGAGTGTGACTTTGTACACAATGTGCCTGCCATAGTTTTCACGACTGGAGGATATACAGGGAACCTGTATCATGAGTTCAACGATGGGATTATACCGTTGTACATAACATCTCTACATCTAGAGAAGGAAGTTGTGTTTGTTATTGTTGACTGTCATAACTGGTGGCTAACTAAGTATGATGAGATTCTGAGACAGTTAACCCAATATAGGGTCATAAACTTTGAAAATGAAACAAAAGTGCACTGTTTTCCAGAGGTTACTGCTGGCTTGTTTATCCACGATGAACTAACAGTTGACCCCATTTTAATGTTCCAAAACAAAAGCATACTTGACTTCAGAGCCTTCCTTAATCGTGCTTATACACCTCACTGGTTTGTTCCTGACAATATAACAGCAACAGACAATAAGCCTCGCCTTGTAATACTTGTTCGTATGGGTAGCAGAATGATCTTGAATTTGAAAGAGGTGGTTGAATTGGCTGAGCAAATTGGGTTTAATGTCACAATATGGCAGCCGCTGCGAACAACTGAATTGAAGACAACTTACAGGCTTCTCAACTCCAGTCATGTGCTGCTTGGTGTTCATGGTGCAGCATTGACACATTTTCTGTTCATGCGTCCTGGATCTGTGTTCATTCAAGTCATTCCGCTTGGGACTGATTGGGCATCTCAAACTTATTTTGGTGACCCTGCAGAAAGAATGGGTCTTCATTACATGGGCTATAAGATAAATATTGAAGAGAGTACTCTGAGCAGAAAATATGATAGAAATGATTTAGTCTTGAAAAACCCAAAAGCAGTAGTCAAGAAAGGGTGGGAAGCAACTAAACAAATATACTTAGAAGACCAGGATGTGATTATCAATTTGTCTCGGATGAAGAAGACTTTAATTGATGCAAAGAAGAAAGCAAAGAAACTCATGAATCAATCGTAA